taaaagaattttcaaaatcggttcagagatAACAagtacaacaccacaaacttaacttctttataatatttagtatgttGCAAATTATAAGGAACCTGTTAGCTTAAAATATATTGGTGAGACAAGGGTTTAGCGTTTATTGGGATGTCAAAACCATTAATATCTTAAAAAGACGTATAACGACATTAGTCAATTGTCTGTTTACTTCTCTATCTACAGACAGCGTTATAACAATAACATTTGAACATTTATATTCGCAAACTTTTAtataaaggggaatgcccatccccggacCAGGTCCACCCTTACCGCCCGgcaacttaatattaaaaaaaatcttgataattctactttgataattaaatcattactttatcaaaacaaattgctacaacgttttacgattttttcaattcatctttaatttgtccacaacgccGACAAGCTAAGATCGGGACTATACAGCCTGagaattacaatattttttgaagacttatgattggtttgtttgttcgatatCTTGTTTGTTcagcttgttggtaacaaaaAATACTGCTTCAATTactaaacaattatttaaccagatccttatttatacattatattatcatcTGCATCATCTccatatgacggcctccgtggcgcagtggtatgcgcggtggatttacaagacggatgtcctgggttcgatccccggctgggcagattgagattttcttaatttgtccaggtctggctggtgggaggcttcggccgtggctagttaccaccctaccggcaaagacgtaccgccaagcgatttagcgttccggtacgatgccgtatagaaaccgaaaggggtgtggattttcatcctcctcctaacaagttagcccgcttccatcttagactgcatcatcacttaccatcaggtgagattgtagtcaagggctaacttgtaaataataaaaaaatatatatatacttctaTACGGGGTTATATCtaggttccctgggccgacgttgtatgggccgatgggcattcccctttagaGCTGACACGTCAAGGTTAACCTTGATAAGATAATATCTAATATCTAGCGCAGTTATCTAAAATAACgctgataaaaaaattaaataaatatcctaAAATTCTAAACTAAATTCTATAGGCAAATAAAGCAATTGATATAATTTGTAAAGTTTGTTGCAAAATGTTTAGTAGAAAAATCacagttatattataaagtcggAAGTTTGTATTGTTTGCCGAgccactgaaccaatttgacaAAACTTAGAATAGAATACACCGTGAATTAACACATggactacttttcatctcggtaaaatctatggttcccgcgggatttgtgaaaagccgaatttcacgcaaacggagtcgccggcgtcctctagtatttactaagaatttaataatatataaaagcgaaaggtcatcgAATAAacgaaaaccgcttgacttgagattaaatttggcagggaggtagattaTAGTTAAACTGTGTGCGAAGAACTGATTTTACGTCAGGGATAATAGAGGTCTAGAGGGCGGACGAAATAgtaggcgtccactagttttatTACTCGTACTCTcgcagagccgtgatagcgcatTGGATacgacttctgcctccgattccggagggtgtgggttcgaatctggtctggggtatgcacctcccaacttttcagttttgtgcattttaagaaattaaatatcacgtgtcacaaaccgtgaaggaaaaaccatcgtgaggaaacctgcatactagagaattttcttattctctgcgcgtgtgaagtctgccaatccgcattgggccagcgtggtgggcctaatccctctcatgctgagaggagactcgagctcagcagtgagccgaatatgggttgataatgatgactactcTCGTATCATACAAGCCCTGACTTACCCGTAAGCCATGAAGTGCCGTACACCCAACCGTCAGGCGACGTGTCGAACTGTTTCTCCTCAATGTACACATAGTCCCCGACCACAAGTTCTAGCTCGTCACTTGCTACTGGAGCATAGCCTTGCATCACTCTGAATACCTGAACATAGAggaaattaatttatactatagatatgtcactatagtctggcaagttgataacactcccatgatatgcaggcgacagggggaaagaatgcgcgggtgtgaaattgtgcgtacGGTTTCGGGCAGTAAGGGTTTTCATTCAACGCTACATGCCCCCTGTAgtaacatcgggagtgttacgaacgaagttgcgaaGCTATACCGGGTCGATACTGAGACGAACTAAGGCGCCTGCCTAATtgtctttatttcatttaatcgcaaaacaacgaaagttatttaaacaaataataactaaatgttgtttaaaatgtcaagttgtgtTCAGGAACTTCAAAATctaaagtaaacacaaaatttcgCATGTGTTCGCTCAGTAGAGCTCATTCGGATCAcattttgcgatgattttgtagggaagAATAGTTGAATTATTAACTATTCTTCTGTGTACTTTTCCTAAACTACCCCTTTAATagagtaaacaataaaattaaattcaattcaataatatctatattatataaaagaaagtcgtgttagttatatagaactcaagaacggctggaccgatttggctgaaaattggtggagaggtagcttaaaACCAGGAGAcagacataggatacttagggtagggcaggggtataatagggtagggaggggtagggtttcacgatGACGAAATCGCGAGCGTCCTCTAATTGTTAAATGAACTAAAGTAAATCGTATTATACCTGATGGTTGGAAAACCGGGGATCCCGGGAGTACAGACGTAGTTCCCATTCAGGATGCAGAGGCTCCGTGAGGTCCAGCTGATCCACCAGCGCCTTGAGAGCTTCGAACGCGCTGACGTCGAAGTGATACGCCAACGTGAGGTGCAGCGATTTCGTTTGCGCTTCAGCGTTCGATGCTAACAGTATAAAAGAAACAACGAAATTACTGGATATGTAACAGTAACAGTACGAAAATCTCGAAATGGTACATAGAGAGtactagaaagcacagtgttggtcgaccccccaccaagttAACTGACAACGTTAATAGAGACGCAGGGATtttctggatgcaggcggctcagcccctgtagccaagtgtcacgtcgattctctttctacgatcgcaaacgcttcgaaaactagaaaaatgtatagagTTACGATTCAGAAGTGACAGAAGTCAAAGAAATCTGTCTCTTTTTCCCGGGTTAGGCGTGCGCCCTTGATAAACAGACTTCATTTAGCTGGATTCTAGAGTATAGTCACAGCGAAAGCGCACCACcaaataaattagattactcaaaaaaatataaaatcatatcaTGCAATTAGTTCCAGGAAACTTCATGTCCTTAATGAATTTGTCAAAAAGCAAATGACATACAATATGCCTAAAATACTCAAGATCAGGAccagacaaatgtcaaccaatagcagagAACACGAAAATATTATAGCACTCTTACAAGAAAGGATTAAGGGATGACTTATATTAGACCCGGCCGTGTCCGGGGTGTGTCCGAGACGTGTCCGAGGCGTGTCCGAGGCGTGTCCGAGGCGTGTCCTGGGCACAAATTTCATATGAAACAGTTTATATTACATAGTGCATGACACTCCGGGCCCAACTATTAATGTACGTACTGTGTATGAACACCTTCAAAATAGATGTAACATTTTAAATCCATGCGCCATCCAGACCACTTACACTGCACGCCCTAATATAAATCATCCCTTAATCGGGGACAACTCCACCACTATTTGTCGACAATCTGCCTTTGTATTCACAAAATATGCCATGGACACATGCTAGGCCTACAGTTTTTGTCACAATGCAAGCCACTTCACCTAAAAAGTGATTCCAAAATATGCTTACATTTATTAGATATTTCTTCAGTTACTATGCACCCTTCCAACCCTTGGTTAGTATCCACCTTTGCACCCACTGTATAAACAATTAACAGAATATTATTAGTGTTactatttatgttataaattaccttagaaaatcaatatatttgatgaatttaatcaattaatatccaatgtatataattatgatagTATTGGGCTTtccaaataactttaaataaaagcaatcaaaaaatgcattaattatacatatacagaAATAAGATACGCAGGATGGTTATggggtttaaaataaaattgccaTAAGTTCAGGATAGTTTgtgttacttataataaaagaagaacaaataAATTCTGTCATCATTTTGAAAGTTAACAAACATTATCCTACTACCTATAAaaagtgaatttaaaaaatatatttaaattatttttattcttgatATTTGATGTCTTATTTTGAGGTATGCAACATAATAAGTCAGCACAATTTTGTCACCACGTCATTCAAACATGAGGCCTGTTAGACCACAAAAACATAGGCAATGGCCCACATCACCCAAactcactctctctctctctgcttgtaataaagaatatttctaataaaaaatgtcttaccCAAAGCCGATACTTGCTTTGCATATTGCAACGCAATATTCTTCAAATAGTCAGAATGCTCTTCAGAAATAAACAAGCCCATAAAGTTCTGTGATATATAAGACTCCAATTTCAATGGTGTTTCTGGCGGCTGCCCCACTACCTCTACAGTTTGCTTTATAGATTTTGCTAGTTGCAAACATACATCATCTTTTGCCTGTGAAAATAAGAATCTGATAAATTGAAATTACACAAATCTTCTCCTTAATACATTTTGCTGTGGTCGAGGTAAGATGGGTAAGTTGTTTGGCTGCAGTTACATTAAACTGAAAGGATTTCAttttctcttaacaagttagcccacttccatttagattgcatcatcacttaccatcaggtgagattgtagtcaagagcccAATCAAGGGTTAAAGAagataaaatttgtttgtttctgATAATAATCACAGTTCATGTTAGGTTAGGGTCAATAACCAGTTTAggcctatttaaatttttttctaaaagataaaattaatgtttatttcagATAGATATGGGTATGGCAACAGTCGCCTGTATAttgttcataatacatactattatagtgaatcacggcaaactttcaagagtgaaacaaaacAGTAATTTATCACATTTCTCTGAGTAAATGAAGAAATTGTTACCTTAAAAAATGGCACAAGTGTTATGTGAGGTGGAAAATTGTGTGCTCCATTCCACGCAGTAGCTTTGGACTTTTGCCAAAAGCTCTGCAGCTGTGCCAACAGTTGCCCTGTAGGGTTTGCATAGAATATGTACTCTCTAGGTTGTTCAGCATCTATGTATGCATCATTTACATGTGTGAGAAGCCAGTCTGAGGCTAACTGGACACTGCGGTGGCCAGTAGCCGCTAAAGCTTTCAagctaaaaatttaaacaattttacttATGAAATATTTACACTATACTTTTAAATCAACTATTTATACACTcttgtttaagaaaatatactatattCATACATTAGTAGGTAGACCACTCAAAAAGATGTCAAAAGCAGTTAGGGGTATGGATGCAGAGATCTTTGACTATATACCCATTGACATCAAAATTGCATCCTCATCATGTCTTTGAAAAACCTGTAAGATGGCTTATCTTATGGCTTAAGCTAGAGAGCAttcataaatattgaaattaagtagaattacagactttaaagtgtttttcagatagcatgggtatggtgacagtcacctttatgatgttcataatacatactattgtgtaaactgtcacctgcaccatcctacatgaaactaaCTGTAAGTGCTAGTCAGCTAATTCAGTTTTTTGGGAATCTCCTTACATACATAGATGGTAATTAGTATATTGTTtgtgtaaacattaaaaaatcttttaaaaatctttcttaAAAATCTGAAAGGCCAAAACTAGGAAACAAAACTTGCTTGGCGTAATGTACAGATAACATATAGACCATCACGGCAGACAGCATCTAATCAAAAGCATAATTTCACCCGCACTATCCTAtatgaaacaaactgtagtattatattttaattagggCACTGCATTTACTTACAGATAAACATAGATCATTAAATACttcattctctattctgagCCATTAAAGTGACTACTACTGAAACTAAAACAACTGTTAGTCTCTTTGTCCATCTTTTTGTTGACTGAGcgtcacactgaaactactgaacaaatttaaatgaaactaatAGGCACAACTTGTGACAATAATATAGAGAAgctaataggatacttttcgtCACTAATATCAAATCACgaggaggtgaaataggggtgttaatgtttgtatggaaagtccttaatttttcctAATTACATCTGTATAAATTGATATGTGTGCGACGAGAAATTTATagaagttttttaatataaattgttcatgttatgacttatatttttttaattattattattatttattatataaaaataaatagaaaagggGCGAAATAGTGGATGAACGTCATCCATTTTCACgtgaatgaagtcgcgggcatctgttAATCTATTACTATTTGTACAAGGTATCGTTCAAGAATATAGGAGCTCAAGgcaatttaaatttcttaagaTTAGTTGATTCGCGTAAAGATCACAAAAAAATCCAAGTTTTCGGCTCAGAATACAGTAATTCCGCATGAACTTGTGTACTTACGCTCGGTTCCTAGGAAAGCCCATTTGTAATAGTATCTCAAGAGGTGTGGCACCCTGTTGCTTGGATACTTTACCAGATGTTGAAATTTTTCGAGGCGGGAGATTTGCCATATTAaccagtttaattaatttacaattattaaaaattttggaaaaacaGTACATACGTCGCTCCTTTTTTTAAACTGATTTTTGCCACAGAcatcaaatataaatttttgcATAGAACACagaatagaatataatattatgatactcCTACGCCGTTCTCTATGCTACtaacacagattaatagatactacgtaTGACTCAGAAATCCAGTCATTTTGAATTTGACCTTAGCAGAAatacatagaggaattagaaaatggagatgcatcgcactcaaattcaccaacacaATTGTCTGTCACCaacgcaatacacacacgcgtaatttttacacagctaACAAGCACATcgtttagactatccacagaatatttacatagaatatttgattatttaatcGATtatttgctgttccgtcaaaagaatcaattctttttagaaattattttatttacattaaggtagaaatacttactaaTGAAAcattactccatcttttactaaactacaagttactattcaattacacaaaccggcatttataaggagctctttacacgatgaaaacgattacaacaatgaaatatcgattctatagcaacagtttttataaacgcgttagaatttagatcattgatttttgatctttgccagagtggtaacggttagcgagacaggtcctgttattaatggtcgtaGTGATTATATCATATAATAGATATTGAtagatacaattatatactCTTTGTCTTTGGTTGTGTGCAGCTGTGCTGTGAtacgtagtatctattaatGCATATTGCATTTGTCGTTTGTGCTATTAATCTGTGGTGCTGTGTCAGGCGTGTTTATTGTTCTAAAATTCTAACctgtttattttaagtttattcaaTTTCCACACATTacttgtattattaatttattagtaagcATTCTACAGACgccataaaaaatgtatttgaggTATTATTTGAATGAAAACGGCGATAGACAATACACATTATCGGTATGTTTGCATAAAAcctattgtaattttaaagGATATTCATTCTTAGCGAATAGTTTGATATTTATgtgtaataatttttcatattccaGACGATAGATCCAAATGGGAAACCTACGCTATCAGCTCACCCAGGTTTGTATAGTTaactacctatttaaaaaactataaaaataataattaatccccTACCATGCCATGAAGTatgtgttgtattttttttaaatttgtaacagCACCTACTGGatctagtatttaatatagcgagaccttctgacacaggtaTTTAAAAAGTCTCAACTCTCAGccctattatttaatgtaatatttaaaacgaaTCAAT
The Bicyclus anynana chromosome 21, ilBicAnyn1.1, whole genome shotgun sequence genome window above contains:
- the LOC112044347 gene encoding H/ACA ribonucleoprotein complex subunit 3 — translated: MYLRYYLNENGDRQYTLSTIDPNGKPTLSAHPARFSPEDKYSRQRITIKKRFGLLLTQQPEPIH